One genomic region from Daphnia magna isolate NIES linkage group LG10, ASM2063170v1.1, whole genome shotgun sequence encodes:
- the LOC116932128 gene encoding LOW QUALITY PROTEIN: reelin (The sequence of the model RefSeq protein was modified relative to this genomic sequence to represent the inferred CDS: deleted 1 base in 1 codon), with product MAAIYRIRILVVFLLLGLSNRINSQQSNAVDASPFFFHCKQFDRLQDDWDANQPTTRIAQVELSGNPRFYTGGQVYKVTVRLTEYFDSALITGVYSTTPSDSAGKQFRQRKMCTILHSYAKRRPTDERKIDFRWMAPPEDMGCVHFIGTFTRQETLVLKDQRIYHLCPATDELEAESVTLSGVNQKGGVIFRDDFETGHFSPSLWNESEGFHVSNSCQPIFHGLSATLCSRMEETSSMNEDHSTTTVLRLSSVALNLTSAGTLQFTIGQTSCSVEKQNTTSTTGFNANITIFYGQLISPYDLACSNWSPFRTINSLSGNRESASYVIPLSSSIRQPETCFRWSVQLPGEHSHVCVAIDDVIVTNTADRPLELHADFDPLSTADWLSLPGGQIHSGCKGSKGAALVFNSNHIGPNWASTRDLQLTSSPTSDQILWKPDFNQLLPDEHWEFQNARIDVNCENDLRRLILQQTFNSSVFSACSPLLDLSSAGNLRFHLEPSNPCKKQTKNTKTTKKTPQRSPSKLNVWIERNDGSKKRLTILSGLFLDKEPVKPSLTVPSEAQEKDARICWQLLAETLYNEEASPWAMNDIFLHPALPSPIQYVLQFRLNMACDLPEKHDNTSVSLPLKENDTFRVMVQYSNDHGSSWNNLHGLCLPPTCTGAYSNVIQTTWSSQEMAAHPWDRITLPLPFTSLADPVRFRFIQKGRALSNIARHWALDDIYLEDCYLGCSGHGTCVEKGHCSCDDGYQGEWCQFPTQPLPSIFRENFEQDTAYLKDKFVRFTGVKLGTRCGQVGAGMAAIFDQSGDRQLVTFDLDTTESHILRFAIRMNGPGSQHRHHCPGPDRPVEIIYVHSSCNGGITWSLLKFIQPQQAKEESTQLIRIQLTSDAQGPSCRFRLWQAQHSGVGKDVWAVDDLYIGPNLTHTLIRNSSFSNVQPTTADAFVGRHLPEEFCKRDGVMILQADELEETYAVRIEPFSVVQLESAVGCSSSTPLLNNNSVVVQFSVDGGKHWNDLDDSRRHVSFLQDWRRIGIKLPPASWSEATRFRIAQTGSRPSDRSPLGIDYFYAGPDECPELCRGNGRCSLSGCVCDVGFSGENCLPDPPLATLKASDDNYALVIGGHHYVTDRDGCLVRGTHNIMFDGLGMRLLETKEIVYSPGIVVMFFLRLGFCEQSQAASHDIFVQLEVSWNGIDWKLLREYRSPFFWQPQLEQIEILPPESLKSKPNPPPFKIRFIQTGVHGKDRNVWSLSGLTSSSQAEIFSGADIGKLNQPLNENADFWLVRNEPDPKSSCLVFDANCPSRIIWYGALTKKVFLDVGDTIQFDIVAQRFDSASFPDTSEQVLFEYSADGGVDWQLVQPECLHSWSNCLGFRQSSRLNYRSFKSEEDGVADRFHFNASESMANKPILLRWLHHRLGDQQHHPLRGFQIQNLYIGHPCPSLCSGHGRCWQSLCTCDVGYTGENCSEAEESKPAGFYDTFVYKEHTNSTPKLRPHWGRIVGGKLLPNYCDGSTDGVVFFGGRGPRSLQTIEIDTRNLRMVQFTLAVTSVPIYKQNCHLAAKRKSLSTEIPAASLLVLDYSNDNGLTWNPLEAWPLNTEIDEKRLGFNLPDSARTPRTIIRWWQLTYPNTNHRDGLQWYLDDVLVNLNITNPIVFEYEIQSDEPVEDQQSNDLTYVANSTDGTITDWMGWQGLIFREQLDPVDTLLGPADLEDGFSLSYAETWDMEISEPTFAQFQLILPADIHPGTAEVRFEYSTDMGRRWNMVEEECYRLDQLSQQCEYLHPPSKYLISSENNATRITVHLPRRSITESTRFRWISENGQDRGPMVWGVARVYIGGTCPWMCSGHGTCQNGQCNCDAGYGNVDCVPISPLPRGLLSHFDKDSNLVRLSGGDISTGCGVLMSGPAAIFHKDGLRYFESKDLDLTAASYAQMTIRFHCWAEAESYVNSLEPLHQRLLLQYSVNGGITWILIQEIKILPQHDPQLVILNLMRIPDLTNCTRLRLWQPVHAGEGLDTWAIDGLVLHSTTPLGVILTSDFQQLNDQGSSWLTWFGGQLHSFCSRDNALVFQGELGEQLVFTGDSMITSETVLQFEVNVGCGTTDLSLEHPVRLEYSIDGGQNWHLVVNDFSRNPYDRMPHQTSTVYSSKTTNAWKRETVMLSHLEISKPIRFRWYQGFLNGTDGHLAPQWAIRNVILSPQCPELCNGHGRCTVEGSCECDEGYRGEACETVKDFTLNPQNIHESFVQDDAPENSLWLRHIGGELRAQSSSKIGIGGAFVMDHFGVRMLETRDLDLSNANFIQFHLDSSDSIPSEDEIFVIVEYSINGGIEWTTFEVIPLNGPSSQQLRQMPLPSRALSLAARLKWSQLGGHNENLHTVWSIDEIYVGGEFYAKSAIEDDFTSLETTKDNWLFVSGSSLEPSCGSSNSTLHFTNPNGKSMAMTKDIRVTDQMFLQYAISSGCDHPNLCNHVRLEYSDNYGLVWRNLPDECLPGEAVDCEAFEFHSELLSRVTGYQRTITAPIPLNKGVLRLRWISDDESIDWSLHWVYVGAACGHCNGRGRCWEGSCQCDPDWTGDNCEISSNELLSSVRETFSNSWNSSVWSRVNGGSVSSLCGTLDSGPALHFHDACGRYAETRELDLHQVTVIQFHLRSGCGQVPNSPNQGILLFQYSLNGGVKWYTGLSLSLNHFQDSRLVSFLVPEEAQKSDIKLRWWQLGHSGRMSEDWAIDSFIIDRPLDVSVASNAPKPRNIHSRELFLDYQAEESVESTHPKQFLNNLFGQKLWWRKINVDQHDSFCGRRGHIMRGRSNTAEESIIETSDFLVVSAKEHILSFEMLVGDCGQGSDSVELTAIPIKLPVRLEISYDHGITWKLFHPMKVRGEKGPGPQIPSVYQKLDKWQTYQYSLEIISGARFARFRWRHPKSSASVSWAVNEFDIGPAINDSLLVGLDTLADDFNDGSTVKPHWKFFSGGKIANPNERLGDGAAGLFQGPGIKLLQTMPLDLTFGQNVEFILNFQLSKGRRDLEDAAQNVFLQCSPDNGFKWILIQDYLPQHYIHPSPVHAVIPEDCQSPHSILRWWQPVVPEASSEAAKKHSVWLIDNIAIEYSKEHLSEIYDDFVNESLNQTQWQFHPNGVISNNLCGVPETESSMNFVSSENSRFAGITSRHITVKDNYAAYFKIRTSCGITPCHANNNRSQVRFEMRQGYEQPSWSLAKPNCLPSSTDSLCDPQMYHSSSALAFGNFPTWQRVIIPLKSIPFANTWQFRWMTQRNGIGKGEKNTWALKDVYIGQMCPSHCHGHGDCIRGQCHCDNGYEGVSCSSSKAVLVASSLPIMDHFDDLVNPPPLWETITGGSVKVGCGSLIPLAHGKHLHFDGCGIRMAFTVPIDVRVVRRLAFVIRIGTPQQIPSCRIQPSNTYRSDTLDRVVLLQYSYNSVDWFLLASHGIRNFIQPQRMIYNVPVEMNSSTIQFRWWQPQHGGPTWDQWALDNVEILI from the exons ATGGCGGCAATATATCGAATCCGTATCTTGgtggtttttttattgttaggTCTCTCGAATAGAATCAACAGCCAACAATCCAACGCTGTTGATGCATCACCGTTCTTCTTCCATTGCAAACAGTTCGACCGATTGCAGGACGATTGGGATGCAAACCAACCGACAACACGAATAGCTCAAGTAGAACTGTCAGGAAATCCACGCTTTTACACCGGTGGCCAAGTATATAAAG TTACTGTGCGGCTGACTGAATATTTCGATTCGGCTCTCATCACGGGAGTCTATTCTACTACACCGAGTGACTCGGCCGGCAAACAA TTCCGGCAACGGAAAATGTGCACCATTTTGCATTCGTATGCAAAACGGCGACCAACGGACGAACGGAAAATCGACTTTCGTTGGATGGCACCACCCGAAGACATGGGCTGCGTTCATTTCAT AGGAACATTTACACGACAAGAAACCCTTGTATTGAAGGACCAGCGGATTTATCACTTATGTCCAGCAACTG ACGAACTTGAAGCCGAGAGCGTGACGTTATCAGGCGTGAACCAGAAGGGAGGCGTTATTTTCCGAGACGATTTTGAAACCGGGCATTTCTCTCCGTCTCTATG GAATGAATCCGAAGGATTTCATGTCAGCAACAGTTGTCAGCCAATTTTTCATGGACTTTCGGCTACGCTATGCAGCAGAATGGAAGAAACGTCTTCAATGAACGAAGATCATTCGACTACAACTGTCCTTCGGTTGTCCAGTGTCGCGTTAAATTTGACCAGCGCTGGAACTCTTCAGTTCACAATCGGTCAAACATCCTGCTCAGTTGAAAAGCAAAACACGACAAGCACAACGGGTTTCAACGCTAATATTACCATATTTTATGGTCAATTAATCTCACCTTATGACTTAGCGTGCTCCAACTGGTCTCCATTTCGAACTATTAACAG CTTATCGGGTAACAGAGAATCGGCTTCCTATGTGATACCGTTGTCGTCGTCAATCCGGCAACCGGAAACGTGTTTTCGATGGTCCGTCCAACTGCCCGGTGAACACAGCCATGTATGCGTTGCAATTGACGACGTGATTGTAACCAACACAGCTGATCGACCTTTAGAATTACATGCTGACTTCGACCCCCTCAGCACAGCCGATTGGCTATCCTTGCCTGGTGGACAAATACAT AGTGGTTGTAAAGGGAGTAAAGGTGCAGCCCTCGTTTTCAATTCGAACCATATTGGTCCCAATTGGGCATCGACTAGAGACTTGCAGCTTACGTCTAGCCCAACATCAGACCAAATTTTATGGAAACCTGATTTCAATCAACTTCTCCCGGACGAGCA TTGGGAATTTCAGAACGCACGGATTGATGTCAACTGTGAAAATGATTTAAGACGTTTGATTCTTCAGCAAACATTCAACAGCTCTGTTTTTTCGGCTTGTTCTCCTCTGTTGGATTTGTCTTCAGCTGGCAACCTACGCTTTCATCTTGAGCCCTCTAATCCAtgcaaaaaacaaaccaaaaataccAAGACCACCAAGAAGACTCCCCAGCGTTCTCCATCCAAGTTGAATGTATGGATTGAACGTAATGATGGCAGTAAAAAGAGACTGACCATTCTGTCAGGACTTTTCCTTGATAAA GAACCTGTTAAGCCTTCACTGACAGTGCCAAGTGAAGCACAAGAAAAGGATGCAAGGATTTGCTGGCAGTTGTTGGCTGAAACTCTCTATAACGAAGAAGCCTCACCCTGGGCTATGAACGACATTTTTTTGCATCCAGCGCTTCCATCACCCATTCAATACGTACTTCAATTTCGTTTGAATATGGcctgcgatttacctgaaaaaCATGATAACACGTCAGTCAGTTTGCCCCTTAAAGAAAACGACACTTTCCGTGTCATGGTGCAATATTCAAACGATCATGGAAGCAGCTGGAACAATCTTCATGGACTCTGTTTGCCTCCAACATGCACCGGTGCTTATTCCAACGTAATCCAG ACGACATGGTCTAGTCAGGAGATGGCAGCACATCCGTGGGATCGTATCACACTTCCGCTTCCATTTACTTCTCTGGCCGATCCTGTGCGTTTTCGTTTCATCCAAAAGGGTCGTGCTTTGTCTAACATTGCTAGACACTGGGCCTTGGACGACATCTATCTTGAAGACTGTTATTTGGGCTGCAGTGGTCATGGAACTTGTGTGGAGAAAGGTCATTGTTCTTGTGATGATGGATACCAGGGCGAATGGTGCCAATTTCCCACACAGCCACTTCCATCTATTTTTCGAGAGAATTTCGAACAAGACACTGCTTATCTTAAGGACAAATTTGTTCGATTTACTGGAGTGAAATTGGGTACAAGATGTGGTCAAGTTGGAGCTGGAATGGCGGCCATCTTTGATCAATCTGGTGATCGCCAACTGGTGACATTTGATCTCGACACCACTGAAAGTCACATTCTGCGATTCGCCATTAGAATGAATGGGCCTGGAAGTCAACATCGACATCACTGTCCAGGACCTGACAGGCCAGTAGAAATAATCTACGTACATTCTTCTTGTAACGGAGGCATTACGTGGTCTCTGCTTAAATTTATTCAACCACAGCAGGCAAAAGAAGAATCAACTCAACTGATTCGAATCCAGTTAACTTCAGATGCACAAGGACCTAGTTGCCGGTTCAGACTTTGGCAAGCACAACATTCTGgtgttggaaaagacgtgtGGGCTGTGGATGACCTGTACATCGGACCTAATCTGACGCACACGTTGATTAGGAACAGCAGCTTTAGTAACGTTCAACCGACGACGGCCGATGCTTTTGTGGGACGTCACTTGCCAGAAGAGTTTTGCAAGAGAGATGGCGTCATGATTCTTCAAGCTGATGAATTGGAAGAAACATATGCAGTACGAATCGAACCCTTCTCTGTGGTCCAGTTAGAATCAGCAGTCGGATGCAGTTCATCGACTCCGCTTTTAAACAACAATAGCGTCGTAGTTCAGTTTTCCGTCGACGGAGGAAAACACTGGAATGATTTGGATGACAGCCGACGACATGTGTCCTTTCTACAGGATTGGAGAAGAATAGGAATTAAACTTCCTCCAGCTTCATGGTCAGAAGCTACTCGATTCCGGATTGCTCAAACTGGAAGTCGCCCATCTGACCGCAGTCCACTAGGCATCGATTACTTTTACGCAGGACCAGACGAATGTCCTGAACTTTGTCGTGGTAATGGACGTTGCTCGCTATCAGGATGCGTTTGCGACGTTGGATTCAGTGGGGAGAACTGTCTACCAGACCCTCCACTTGCCACGCTTAAAGCATCCGACGATAATTATGCGTTAGTGATCGGCGGTCATCATTACGTGACGGATCGCGATGGATGTCTTGTACGTGGGACGCACAACATCATGTTTGATGGACTCGGCATGCGATTGCTGGAGACGAAGGAAATTGTCTACTCACCAGGCATCGTAGTGATGTTCTTTTTGCGATTAGGATTCTGCGAGCAATCTCAAGCCGCATCTCACGATATCTTTGTCCAATTGGAAGTGTCTTGGAACGGAATTGACTGGAAACTTCTTCGCGAGTACCGTAGCCCATTTTTTTGGCAACCTCAACTGGAACAAATTGAAATCTTGCCACCTGAAAGTTTAAAATCCAAACCCAATCCACCGCCGTTTAAAATCCGCTTCATTCAAACAGGTGTCCATGGCAAAGATCGAAACGTTTGGAGTCTATCTGGATTGACCAGCTCATCACAAGCAGAAATATTTTCCGGGGCAGACATCGGTAAACTGAATCAGCCCTTAAATGAAAACGCAGACTTTTGGCTTGTGCGTAATGAGCCTGATCCCAAGTCGTCCTGTTTGGTTTTCGACGCCAATTGTCCCAGCAGAATCATTTGGTATGGAGCCCTTACAAAGAAAGTGTTCTTAGACGTTGGGGACACGATTCAATTCGACATAGTTGCCCAACGCTTTGATTCGGCCTCCTTTCCCGACACTTCCGAACAAGTTCTTTTCGAATATTCAGCCGATGGAGGAGTAGATTGGCAACTGGTCCAACCGGAATGCCTCCATTCGTGGTCAAATTGTCTGGGATTTCGTCAATCTAGCCGATTAAACTATCGTAGTTTCAAATCGGAAGAGGATGGCGTAGCGGATAGATTTCATTTCAATGCTAGCGAATCCATGGCTAACAA ACCGATATTGCTTCGTTGGTTACACCATCGGCTAGGAGATCAACAACATCATCCGCTTCGTGGATTTCAAATCCAGAACTTGTATATCGGTCATCCTTGCCCGTCATTGTGCTCTGGACATGGACGGTGTTGGCAATCATTATGCACCTGTGACGTCGGTTATACAG GAGAAAACTGTTCCGAGGCGGAGGAGAGCAAACCGGCTGGTTTCTATGACACTTTTGTTTACAAGGAGCATACAAATTCGACACCGAAACTGCGTCCACATTGGGGTCGCATTGTCGGTGGAAAACTATTGCCCAATTACTGCGATGGCTCCACTGATGGAGTGGTCTTCTTCGGAGGCCGAGGGCCACGTTCATTGCAGACAATAGAAATCGACACTAGGAATTTGAG GATGGTGCAGTTCACCCTTGCTGTAACTAGCGTCCCCATTTACAAACAAAACTGCCATCTAGCTGCCAAACGTAAATCGTTGTCCACAGAGATTCCCGCTGCTAGTCTTCTTGTTCTCGACTATAGTAACGATAATGGACTGACCTGGAACCCGTTAGAAGCCTGGCCTTTGAATACGGAAATCGACGAAAAAAGGCTAGGCTTTAATTTACCTGATTCCGCCAGAACTCCCAGAACTATTATTAGATGGTGGCAACTCACCTACCCGAACACCAATCATCGAG ATGGGCTTCAGTGGTACTTGGACGATGTGTTGGTCAACTTGAACATTACGAACCCAATCGTTTTCGAGTATGAGATTCAATCGGATGAACCTGTCGAAGACCAGCAATCCAACGACCTCACTTATGTTGCTAATAGCACCGATGGAACAATTACTGATTGGATGGGATGGCAGGGCTTGATATTTCGCGAACAGCTTGATCCTGTCGACACACTACTAGGACCAGCTGATTTGGAGGATGGATTTTCCTTGTCGTATGCGGAAACATGGGACATGGAAATTAGCGAACCGACCTTTGCTCAGTTCCAGCTGATATTACCAGCAGACATACATCCAGGAACAGCAGAGGTACGTTTTGAATATTCGACAGATATGGGTCGCCGCTGGAATATGGTCGAAGAGGAATGTTACAGGTTGGATCAACTGAGCCAACAATGTGAATACCTCCATCCGCCTAGTAAATATTTAATAAGTAGTGAGAATAACGCCACTCGGATCACCGTACATCTACCCAGACGCTCCAT AACGGAATCGACACGATTCCGCTGGATCAGCGAAAACGGGCAAGATCGTGGACCGATGGTGTGGGGTGTTGCACGCGTCTATATCGGTGGTACATGTCCGTGGATGTGTTCC GGCCATGGAACATGTCAGAATGGACAATGCAA TTGCGATGCAGGATATGGTAATGTCGATTGTGTTCCAATCAGTCCTCTTCCTCGAGGCCTTTTAAGCCATTTCGACAAAGATTCCAACTTAGTTCGTCTTTCTGGTGGAGATATATCTACTGGATGTGGAGTATTAATGTCTGGCCCTGCTGCTATCTTTCACAAG GACGGCCTGCGCTACTTTGAGTCAAAAGACTTGGACCTAACAGCAGCTTCTTATGCCCAAATGACTATCAGATTCCATTGCTGGGCCGAAGCTGAAAGTTACGTAAACTCACTAGAACCGTTACATCAGCGACTTCTTTTGCAGTACTCTGTTAATGGCGGAATTACTTGGATTCTTATTCAG gaaatcaaaatACTCCCGCAGCACGACCCTCAGCTCGTGATTCTCAACCTAATGCGAATTCCAGATCTTACAAATTGTACACGACTACGCCTGTGGCAACCAGTTCACGCTG GAGAAGGTTTGGATACTTGGGCCATTGACGGCTTGGTTCTGCATAGCACAACGCCGTTGGGTGTAATCCTAACTAGCGACTTTCAACAACTCAATGATCAGGGTTCTTCATGGCTAACTTGGTTTGGTGGCCAACTTCACTCGTTTTGTTCCAG AGATAATGCCTTAGTTTTTCAAGGTGAACTAGGAGAGCAACTAGTGTTCACGGGGGATTCCATGATTACATCAGAAACTGTCCTTCAGTTTGAG GTTAATGTTGGATGTGGAACAACCGACCTTAGCTTAGAACACCCTGTTCGCCTGGAATATTCCATTGACGGAGGGCAAAATTGGCATTTGGTGGTAAACGATTTTAGTCGAAATCCTTACGACCGAATGCCACATCAAACATCCACCGTTTATTCTTCCAAAACAACCAATGCATGGAAAAGGGAAACTGTAATGCTTTCGCATTTGGAGATAAGCAA ACCAATTCGATTTCGATGGTATCAGGGATTTTTAAACGGGACAGACGGGCATTTGGCTCCTCAGTGGGCCATACGAAACGTTATCCTGAGTCCGCAGTGTCCGGAACTTTGCAACGGACACGGAAGATGTACAGTAGAAGGATCCTGCGAATGTGACGAAGGTTACCGAGGCGAGGCCTGCGAAACGGTAAAAGACTTCACCCTGAACCCTCAAAACATTCACGAGTCGTTTGTCCAAG ATGATGCTCCAGAAAACTCGCTGTGGCTACGTCATATAGGAGGAGAATTAAGAGCTCAATCATCAAGTAAAATTGGCATAGGAGGAGCTTTCGTCATGGATCATTTTGGAGTCAGAATGTTGGAAACGCGCGACCTCGATTTATCAAATGCaaa TTTTATCCAGTTTCATCTTGACTCGTCTGACTCAATACCGTCGGAGGACGAGATTTTCGTCATTGTCGAATATTCTATTAATGGTGGAATTGAGTGGACTACGTTTGAAGTTATTCCTCTAAATGGTCCGTCATCTCAACAACTTCGACAAATGCCTCTTCCTAGCCGCGCGCTGAGCTTGGCAGCTAGACTGAAGTGGTCTCAGCTGGGTGGACATAATGAAAACCTGCATACCGTCTGGTCTATAGACGAG ATTTACGTTGGAGGGGAATTTTACGCCAAGAGTGCCATTGAAGATGATTTCACATCATTAGAAACAACGAAGGATAATTGGCTCTTTGTTTCCGGCAGTTCGCTGGAACCATCTTGTGGCTCATCCAATTCGACTCTTCATTTTACCA ATCCAAACGGGAAAAGTATGGCTATGACGAAAGATATTAGAGTAACGGATCAGATGTTTTTGCAATACGCTATTTCGTCAGGATGTGATCATCCCAATTTATGCAATC ATGTGCGATTAGAATATTCTGATAATTATGGACTGGTCTGGCGAAATCTGCCTGATGAATGCCTACCTGGAGAAGCAGTCGATTGTGAGGCTTTTGAGTTTCATTCAGAACTTTTATCGCGAGTCACCGGTTACCAACGTACCATAACAGCACCTATCCCACTCAACAAAGG AGTGCTGCGTTTGCGATGGATAAGTGATGATGAATCAATCGATTGGTCTTTACATTGGGTCTACGTCGGAGCCGCCTGTGGTCACTGCAACGGACGAGGGCGTTGTTGGGAAGGATCCTGTCAATGTGATCCCGACTGGACTG GGGACAATTGCGAAATATCTTCAAATGAACTTTTGTCAAGCGTACGGGAAACGTTCAGTAACAGCTGGAATTCAAGCGTATGGTCCAGAGTCAATGGCGGGTCAGTATCGTCTCTTTGCGGAACTCTTGACTCCGGACCCGCCCTTCATTTTCACGAT GCGTGCGGACGTTATGCTGAAACACGCGAGCTGGATCTACATCAAGTAACTGTCATCCAGTTTCATTTGAGGTCGGGCTGTGGACAAGTGCCAAATAGTCCAAACCAAGGAATATTACTCTTCCAGTATTCTTTAAATGGAGGTGTGAAATGGTATACCGGTCTGTCGCTATCTCTCAATCACTTCCAGGACTCCAG GCTAGTTAGCTTTCTCGTTCCGGAAGAAGCCCAAAAAAGTGACATAAAGCTACGCTGGTGGCAACTGGGACACTCTGGTCGAATGTCAGAAGACTGGGCAATCGACAGTTTTATAATCGATCGTCCTTTGGATGTTTCCGTTGCTTCAAATGCACCCAAACCGCGAAATATTCATTCGCGTGAACTCTTTCTTGATTATCAGGCTGAAGAATCTGTGGAGTCAACACATCCAAAACAATTCTTGAATAATCTATTCGGACAAAAGTTGTGGTGGAGGAAAATCAACGTCGATCAACACGATTCGTTTTGTGGGCGACGTGGTCATATTATGCGAGGCAGATCTAACACCGCCGAAGAATCAATCATCGAAACATCTGACTTTTTAGTTGTGAGCGCTAAAGAGCACATTCTGTCCTTCGAAATGCTCGTCGGTGATTGTGGCCAAGGATCTGATTCTGTAGAACTGACTGCAATCCCAATCAAATTACCTGTCCGGTTAGAGATTTCGTACGATCACGGTATTACCTGGAAGCTATTTCATCCTATGAAAGTGCGAGGTGAAAAAGGTCCTGGGCCCCAAATACCAAGCGTTTATCAAAAGCTTGATAAATGGCAAACTTATCAATACTCACTTGAAATTATATCAGGAGCAAG atttgcTCGATTTCGTTGGAGGCATCCGAAATCGTCTGCCTCTGTTTCTTGGGCAGTCAATGAATTTGATATAGGACCTGCAATCAATGACTCGCTCTTGGTCGGCCTG GATACCTtggcggatgatttcaatgaTGGCTCCACCGTAAAACCCCATTGGAAATTTTTCAGTGGTGGAAAGATCGCCAATCCCAATGAACGACTTGGTGACGGGGCAGCAGGACTCTTTCAAGGACCTGGGATAAAATTATTACAAACCATGCCACTGGATTTGACATTTGGCCAAAACGTGGAATTCATTCTCAATTTTCAATTGAGCAAGGGAAGAAGAGACCTTGAAGATGCGGCACAAAACGTATTCTTGCAGTGTTCACCGGATAACG GTTTTAAGTGGATTCTAATTCAAGACTACCTTCCTCAACATTACATACATCCGTCCCCAGTTCATGCGGTTATCCCGGAAGACTGTCAAAGTCCGCATTCCATTTTACGCTGGTGGCAACCTGTTGTTCCTGAAGCAAGCTCTGAGGCTGCGAAGAAACACTCTGTGTGGCTTATCGACAACATTGCCATCGAATATTCCAAAGAACATTTGTCTGAAATCTACGACGATTTTGT GAATGAATCACTCAATCAAACTCAGTGGCAGTTTCATCCAAATGGCGTTATTTCAAACAACCTTTGTGGCGTACCAGAAACTGAAAGTTCGATGAATTTCGTCTCTAGTGAAAATAGTCGATTTGCGGGAATCACAAGCAGGCACATTACTGTGAAAGATAACTATGCTGCTTATTTTAAG ATCAGAACATCGTGTGGAATAACGCCGTGTCATGCGAACAATAACAGAAGCCAAGTAAGATTTGAAATGAGGCAAGGATACGAACAGCCTTCATGGTCCTTGGCAAAACCCAACTGTTTGCCAAGTTCAACGGATTCGTTGTGCGATCCTCAGATGTATCATAGTTCTTCTGCATTAGCATTTGGCAACTTCCCGACTTGGCAGCGGGTCATCATCCCACTCAAATCGATCCCATTCGCCAA CACGTGGCAGTTTCGTTGGATGACTCAGAGAAATGGAATAggaaaaggggagaaaaacaCTTGGGCGTTGAAAGATGTTTACATTGGTCAAATGTGTCCGTCGCATTGCCATGGTCATGGAGACTGTATCCGTGGGCAATGCCACTGCGATAATGGCTATGAAGGCGTGAG CTGCTCGAGTTCCAAGGCAGTATTGGTCGCTTCATCACTACCTATAATGGATCATTTTGACGACCTCGTTAACCCACCGCCACTATGGGAAACCATTACCGGAGGAAGTGTCAAAGTTGGTTGCGGATCTCTGATTCCTCTTGCCCATGGGAAACATTTGCATTTTGATGGATGTGGAATAAGAATGGCTTTTACTGTGCCCATCGACGTCCGTGTGGTTAG GCGCCTTGCATTCGTAATTCGAATAGGGACACCTCAACAGATCCCGTCTTGTCGCATCCAACCTTCTAACACTTATAGATCAGATACTCTTGATAGGGTTGTGCTTCTTCAATACAGTTACAATAGCGTCGACTGGTTTTTGCTTGCCTCTCATGGCATACGcaatttcattcag CCACAGCGGATGATATATAATGTACCCGTTGAAATGAACTCCTCAACTATTCAATTTCGATGGTGGCAACCGCAACATGGAGGACCTACGTGGGACCAGTGGGCGTTAGATAACGTCGAGATTCTGATTTAA